A window of the Trichoderma asperellum chromosome 4, complete sequence genome harbors these coding sequences:
- a CDS encoding uncharacterized protein (EggNog:ENOG41), which translates to MDVTADGRNDALADGRRIYLGNLHYVLKSEDIEEFLIANGFDDIENIHMSIDAVSNRNPGYCFVDFAQRATAERALTSLQASLRGREIKVGPCEPRKKRNENGRSGFQQRTGDWRGAPAGEDAQQYQNDQRPRGGFNRSEEVVDESQGKRLYVGGLAKMGDQDQNNQEVMGIFTGFNPSYIGKRIAPHDSTRSPAGTYYYCFVDFETKEEAEAAMQALDGAAYDGGVLKVSLAKRNDRQSTRTNATPDRNGQGRGWSRPSNPRPEGGLPPAARAMGSNNWRKRDAE; encoded by the exons TAG GCAACCTCCACTATGTGCTCAAGTCCGAGGACATTGAGGAGTTTCTCATTGCCAACGGCTTTGACGACATTGAGAACATCCACATGTCCATTGACGCCGTCAGCAACCGCAACCCGGGCTACTGCTTTGTGGACTTTGCCCAGCGAGCAACTGCTGAGCGCGCTCTCACCTCGCTCCAGGCATCGCTCCGCGGCCGTGAGATCAAGGTCGGCCCGTGCGAGCCTAGGAAGAAGCGCAATGAGAACGGCCGCTCTGGCTTCCAGCAGCGAACTGGTGACTGGAGAGGTGCGCCCGCTGGCGAGGATGCCCAGCAGTACCAGAACGACCAGCGGCCCCGTGGCGGCTTCAACCGCTCCGAGGAGGTGGTTGATGAGTCCCAGGGAAAGCGCCTGTATGTTGGCGGCCTGGCCAAGATGGGAGACCAGGACCAGAACAACCAAGAGGTGATGGGAATCTTTACCGGATTCAACCC CTCGTATATTGGCAAGCGCATTGCCCCCCATGATAGCACCAGAAGCCCTGCTGgaacctactactactgctttgttgactttgagaccaaggaggaggcCGAAGCCGCCATGCAGGCCCTCGACGGTGCCGCCTACGATGGAGGCGTGCTGAAGGTTTCACTGGCCAAGAGAAACGACAGACAGTCCACCCGCACCAACGCGACACCGGATCGCAACGGCCAGGGACGTGGCTGGTCACGCCCATCCAACCCCCGACCCGAGGGCGGATTGCCGCCGGCGGCCAGGGCCATGGGATCCAACAACTGGAGGAAGCGAGATGCTGAGTAG
- a CDS encoding uncharacterized protein (EggNog:ENOG41), translated as MRGGVAMAGDDSDPDQAFEIVERDAVPAPPPSHGDSIEQRLHALQKWLQPTDFLSPGSEFMKHLHSHVPGTGGWIHRSPVFRAWASSGSSSDSDSSSGQDRDGDGGSCLHVRGVAGSGKSVFSASTVRQLQESGHVVLFFFFRQIVDKNHSASYLVRDFAAQLLPHCPALVTALTALSQDHAVSGNESSLVWPALVEALTKGIAKNVYCVVDALDEMDDGDFEGMADRLVELGTAAPGKVRVMMTSRPLPKIEQKFSSPRIVKLKLDPALLFPDVARYVDARMATLDPPLSDDKNELVKQTICERANGLFLHARLVADNLAEGLRDGHITEETLPGSLDRLPRTLQDVYEGMLREHSHRSGVTTEQQAKVLMCVTHASRPLRLIELGSLLSNMLHISLGQGKDLVRRSCGRLLELLEDESVSVIHHSFTEFLHDATRKKSAAAFPVLDDTASHETLSVLLLEFLNGCPHFDATIDDHREANYDDYNSRAKETMRRRDLVTNLRITHPLVSYAADNLAFHLRKASAQPLAVVREALTHHLCPGKPAFETWMLMNWRGRLSASFTVFHLATAVQAPLAMPLAVVEIFEANEPTLLDARDSDGRTPLSYAAENGHDDIARFLLAKGAEAQSGGTLGRMPLHWAALKGHSEVVRLLLAAGVDPLIKTFPVLEEFDAYDQYHRVYSEEEAESRRKTALSFAFRGDNTQVVQAFMPFIPPAEVNKCFHQVDNVENIEAILNTGKVDIDCFRDGETRLFRAAKRHKLDLIKLLLKYGADPNKRCARERLWTCGEITLQVDHEGGPTPLHAFSTPDERCVLMKEEVKKAEECVRVLVAAGAKVNATMKWNRSLRGQNLTPLHLAVQKTQTSLGYWGKLDYSEEILTRALLLQGAEPNAATDTGETPMHFANPEKPQLLDALVEYGADLNSVNNNGRTPLLEIINKISHSFRMGRLKPDVRFFQKIVDLGADVHIADKDGDNVFHHIMHSIQFFSDTEFLPFIQLLLNSRVDLNHRNRKGHPPVWKYRQSNPMDLQSRTDNDEPLLRVLVEAGMDLNVRDEEKGESILRVISERFKDDLDVMEMFIRLGADSKASARDDVTLLHDAAKDFKKGADWFRYMMSIGAKPDVLGGGGDTLIHSVLRSPGKESRFIAIIQLLVEAGVSPLAKNGKGEAALHVVKNHKVLEYVLKNPLFKGLNLNEQDVNGFAPIHNAVALGEIAVASLLRAGADPTILTADNLSPLHIASREGAASIVSLLLSEYRRRGVLEKHVNLLGEGMAPLHYACRSGRPESVWELLRHGADPWLLDVDGLMPLHSLAEFEPLEDLWRRRRTHAADIVLMLQQAGVDLTVEAVVEDDDGRTKTVTPLDMAVEEKCWDMVRALLTRGVKARDNHIQSPDFILATDTHKAAQAARAVSATSSSLPHSTLLRGRWSILYEKYRPLSEDKLYYIADGQAILDMQANHKARKKPRLDKLDPLKCALHDGDHDSVKEYALLGGDVLALDQCGNNTLLHLLVRGGYVDLFEYFADKVHLFEAQDWVQTDEENCCTLLGAACRRDLPSLHIIQLLVDKLGVDVNAVYNERGFIYKLRGGTALHILASGSHFWQIEALEYLLSKGANIEAQNKYGMTPLLAALHHEWPHGYWREETIRILLQNGADVNAIVLETEGSRAHSALEMSDRAEITRTLLEYGADVGLVPGLIARMVARWNDPETIKLLLQAGLSPNELPAPRTEKEDVRYALHEVCLYGASLPSTINDYQWEDVDSRKQATTELLLSFGADPMAMYQNGRCLLHCIIEDHGQLDSFLPRLSQTDINRRGQHGRSLLTSACVPTIRKEPPRYDSNPLSPSIVPNSVLGLLRHKADALAVDDEGRTPLHWLCTLPGKYDEEQRQAFITLVEHGPAAVNMADNQGRKPLHLALAVYADRRQESLFAIKHLISAGADVSEPDPVTSNSTLHQLAPRLVGHAERAAETTKLFRELSASGDINIRNASGETPVMSFTAAGWKGTDDPTGKILRPKYAIANDVNHATALSVFVDLGADLMAVDARGRTLLHITASREIPADSSDWDQKEDVKTAFQKLMELGLDPRREDAELRTAIDIAVARNVREIMQLFREKVEKKR; from the coding sequence ATGAGAGGAGGAGTCGCCATGGCCGGTGATGATTCCGACCCGGATCAGGCGTTCGAAATCGTAGAGCGCGACGCGGTGCCTGCGCCTCCACCCAGCCACGGCGACTCGATCGAGCAGCGACTCCATGCCCTGCAGAAATGGCTCCAGCCAACcgactttctctctccaggcAGCGAGTTCATGAAGCATCTGCACTCGCACGTGCCTGGAACTGGCGGATGGATCCACAGGTCGCCCGTCTTTCGCGCTTGGGCCAGCTCCGGCTCCAGCTCCGACTCCGACTCCAGCTCTGGCCAAGAccgtgatggcgatggcggctcGTGTCTCCACGTCCGGGGAGTTGCTGGCAGCGGAAAGTCCGTCTTCTCGGCCAGCACCGTGCGCCAGCTGCAAGAGTCTGGCCAtgtcgtcctcttcttcttctttcgccaGATCGTCGACAAGAACCACAGCGCCAGCTACCTTGTGCGAGACTTTGCCGCGCAACTGCTTCCTCATTGCCCTGCCCTGGTAACCGCCTTGACGGCGCTATCGCAGGACCATGCCGTCAGCGGCAATGAAAGCAGCCTGGTATGGCCCGCTCTCGTTGAGGCTCTTACCAAGGGCATCGCAAAGAATGTCTACTGCGTGGTGGACGccttggatgagatggacgaTGGGGATTTTGAGGGCATGGCTGATCGCCTCGTTGAGCTGGGCACCGCCGCACCTGGTAAAGTCAGGGTTATGATGACCAGCAGGCCGCTGCCCAAGATTGAACAAAAGTTTAGCAGCCCGAGAATCgtgaagctgaagcttgaCCCTGCCCTACTCTTCCCAGATGTGGCACGTTATGTTGACGCCAGGATGGCCACGCTGGATCCCCCATTAAGCGACGACAAAAATGAGCTCGTAAAGCAGACCATCTGTGAACGAGCCAACGGGCTCTTTCTCCACGCCAGGCTTGTTGCAGATAACTTGGCTGAAGGCTTGCGGGATGGGCACATCACCGAAGAGACTCTGCCTGGCAGTCTGGACCGCCTTCCACGAACCCTCCAAGACGTGTATGAGGGCATGTTACGAGAGCATTCTCATCGCAGCGGAGTAACAACGGAGCAACAAGCCAAGGTCCTCATGTGTGTAACGCACGCGAGCCGGCCGCTACGACTGATTGAGCTTGGATCGCTGCTCTCCAACATGCTACACATCAGTCTCGGACAAGGAAAAGACTTGGTGCGGCGCAGCTGCGGTAGATTATTGGAACTTTTGGAAGACGAGAGCGTGAGCGTCATCCACCATTCATTCACCGAGTTTCTGCATGATGCCACCAGAAAGAAGAGCGCCGCCGCTTTCCCTGTTCTTGATGACACAGCTTCGCACGAGACGCTGAGTGTGCTCTTGCTGGAGTTTCTCAATGGCTGTCCGCATTTCGACGCCACTATCGATGACCACAGAGAGGCAAACTACGACGATTACAATTCGAGAGCCAAAGAGACAATGAGGAGACGGGATCTCGTAACTAATTTGCGAATCACTCATCCTCTGGTCTCCTACGCTGCTGATAATCTCGCCTTCCACCTCAGGAAGGCATCGGCGCAGCCGCTCGCTGTTGTTCGAGAAGCCTTGACTCACCATCTGTGCCCTGGAAAGCCAGCATTTGAGACGTGGATGCTGATGAATTGGAGAGGGCGGCTATCTGCCTCTTTTACCGTTTTTCACCTTGCCACCGCTGTGCAAGCCCCCCTCGCCATGCCACTGGCGGTAGTCGAGATATTTGAGGCCAACGAGCCAACACTCCTTGACGCTCGTGATTCAGATGGCCGTACTCCATTGTCCTACGCTGCTGAGAATGGTCATGACGACATTGCCCGGTTTCTGCTTGCCAAAGGTGCAGAAGCGCAGTCGGGTGGTACTCTTGGTCGAATGCCTCTGCACTGGGCGGCATTGAAAGGGCATTCGGAGGTGGTTCGACTTTTACTAGCCGCGGGTGTTGACCCTCTGATTAAAACATTTCCAGTTCTTGAGGAATTCGATGCTTATGACCAATACCACAGAGTGTATtcagaagaggaagccgaGAGTCGGAGAAAGACTGCCCTGTCCTTTGCGTTTCGAGGTGATAATACTCAAGTAGTGCAGGCATTCATGCCCTTCATTCCGCCGGCCGAAGTAAACAAATGCTTCCATCAGGTCGATAATGTGGAAAATATAGAGGCCATTCTAAACACGGGCAAGGTCGATATCGACTGCTTTCGGGATGGGGAGACAAGGCTGTTTAGGGCAGCTAAGCGCCACAAGCTGGATTTGATCAAGTTACTGCTCAAATACGGAGCAGATCCAAATAAGAGATGTGCCCGAGAGCGTTTATGGACCTGTGGCGAAATTACTCTGCAAGTTGACCACGAAGGAGGACCAACACCTCTTCACGCGTTTTCCACTCCTGACGAGAGGTGCGTTCTCATGAAGGAAGAAGTGAAGAAGGCGGAAGAATGTGTTCGAGTTCTTGTAGCGGCTGGAGCAAAAGTCAACGCCACAATGAAATGGAATCGTTCTCTCCGTGGCCAGAACTTGacgcctctccatcttgctgTGCAAAAAACCCAGACTAGCCTTGGCTACTGGGGCAAGTTGGACTATTCTGAAGAGATCCTCACCCGCGCCCTCTTGTTGCAAGGAGCCGAGCCCAACGCCGCGACAGACACAGGAGAGACACCTATGCATTTCGCTAACCCAGAGAAGCCCCAACTACTAGACGCTCTGGTTGAATATGGAGCAGATCTCAACTCGGTGAACAACAATGGACGAACACCTCTGCTAGAGAtcataaataaaataagccacTCATTCCGTATGGGCAGGCTGAAACCAGATGTCCGGTTTTTCCAAAAAATCGTTGATCTCGGAGCTGATGTACACATTGCAGACAAAGACGGGGATAATGTATTCCATCACATCATGCATAGCATTCAATTCTTCTCCGATACTGAATTTTTGCCTTTTATTCAGCTGCTGTTAAACTCTCGCGTGGACCTGAATCATCGGAACCGGAAAGGCCATCCGCCTGTGTGGAAATATAGGCAAAGCAATCCTATGGACCTACAAAGTCGTACGGACAATGACGAACCTTTGCTTCGAGTTCTTGTCGAAGCTGGAATGGATTTGAACGTTCGTGATGAGGAGAAAGGCGAGAGTATTCTAAGGGTCATCAGCGAGAGATTTAAAGATGACCTCGATGTAATGGAAATGTTTATCCGCCTCGGGGCTGATTCGAAAGCATCCGCCAGAGATGACGTAACGCTATTGCACGATGCGGCGAAAGATTTCAAGAAGGGAGCAGATTGGTTTCGCTATATGATGTCGATTGGCGCAAAGCCAGATGTCCTCGGCGGTGGAGGGGACACTCTCATCCACTCAGTCCTTCGCTCCCCTGGAAAAGAGAGCAGATTCATTGCAATAATACAACTTCTGGTCGAGGCTGGTGTCTCACCGCTTGCGAAGAATGGAAAAGGGGAAGCGGCGCTGCATGTGGTGAAAAATCACAAAGTCCTGGAATATGTGCTTAAAAACCCTTTGTTCAAGGGGCTAAATCTGAACGAGCAGGACGTGAACGGCTTTGCTCCCATACACAACGCCGTAGCTCTTGGGGAAATAGCTgtagcttctcttcttcgtgcCGGAGCTGATCCAACTATTCTCACGGCGGATAATCTATCCCCGCTACATATCGCCTCCCGTGAGGGGGCTGCTTCCATCGtcagcctcctcctttcAGAGTATCGACGTCGAGGTGTGCTTGAGAAACACGTCAATCTTTTAGGCGAGGGTATGGCACCACTACATTACGCCTGTCGTTCTGGACGGCCAGAGAGTGTCTGGGAGCTACTCCGCCATGGCGCAGACCCCTGGTTGTTAGATGTGGATGGCCTTATGCCGCTCCATTCCCTGGCCGAGTTTGAACCTTTGGAAGATCTATGGCGCCGGCGCCGGACCCATGCGGCGGATATCGTTCTCATGTTGCAGCAAGCCGGAGTTGATTTGACCGTCGAGGCAGTtgtcgaagatgacgacgggAGGACCAAGACTGTAACTCCTTTGGATATGGCGGTAGAGGAGAAGTGCTGGGACATGGTGCGCGCGCTTCTCACTCGCGGCGTCAAAGCCCGGGACAACCACATACAGTCGCCAGACTTTATTTTGGCCACAGATACACACAAAGCGGCTCAAGCAGCCCGTGCTGTGTCGGCTACAAGCTCCAGTCTGCCGCATAGTACTTTGTTACGAGGGCGATGGTCCATCCTTTATGAAAAGTATCGTCCTCTTAGCGAAGACAAGCTGTACTACATAGCTGATGGACAGGCCATATTGGACATGCAGGCTAACCACAAGGCTAGAAAGAAGCCCAGACTTGACAAACTAGACCCTTTGAAGTGTGCTCTGCATGACGGGGATCACGACAGTGTCAAAGAATACGCATTGCTGGGTGGTGATGTGCTTGCACTGGACCAGTGTGGGAATAatactcttcttcatctccttgTCCGCGGAGGATACGTCGACCTATTCGAGTACTTTGCCGATAAAGTGCACCTTTTTGAAGCCCAAGACTGGGTTCAGACAGACGAGGAAAATTGCTGTACGCTTCTTGGTGCAGCCTGCAGACGTGACCTCCCATCTTTACACATTATACAGCTGCTCGTTGATAAGCTCGGTGTTGACGTCAATGCCGTCTATAACGAACGAGGATTCATTTACAAGTTGCGAGGAGGCACCGCATTGCACATCCTGGCGAGCGGTAGTCACTTTTGGCAGATTGAGGCGCTAGAGTACCTTCTGTCAAAGGGGGCGAATATAGAAGCACAGAACAAGTACGGCATGACACCGTTGCTGGCGGCTCTGCACCATGAGTGGCCTCATGGTTACTGGCGAGAGGAGACCATAAGGATATTACTACAAAATGGGGCTGACGTAAATGCAATTGTGTTGGAGACAGAGGGATCGCGTGCGCACTCGGCGTTGGAGATGTCGGACAGGGCTGAGATCACGAGAACCTTGCTCGAGTATGGAGCGGATGTTGGGCTTGTCCCAGGGCTCATAGCCCGGATGGTGGCGAGATGGAATGATCCAGAGACAATCAAGCTGCTATTACAAGCAGGACTAAGTCCAAATGAGCTGCCAGCACCTAGGacggagaaagaagacgtACGGTATGCACTCCACGAGGTATGCTTGTACGGCGCATCCCTGCCGTCAACAATCAATGACTACCAATGGGAAGATGTCGATTCGCGAAAACAGGCAACGACAGAATTATTGCTTTCGTTTGGCGCTGATCCAATGGCAATGTACCAAAATGGAAGATGTCTGCTCCACTGTATCATCGAGGACCATGGCCAACTAGACAGCTTCCTCCCTCGACTCTCACAAACGGATATCAACCGCCGTGGCCAGCATGGACGCTCGCTATTAACCTCGGCTTGCGTTCCGACTATCCGTAAAGAACCACCAAGATACGACAGCAACCCACTATCCCCGAGCATCGTGCCAAATTCTGTGCTCGGCCTCTTACGGCACAAAGCCGATGCCCTTGCTGTCGATGACGAAGGGCGTACACCGCTGCATTGGCTCTGCACGCTTCCTGGGAAGTATGACGAGGAGCAACGACAGGCTTTCATCACGCTGGTTGAACACGGTCCAGCCGCCGTCAACATGGCCGACAACCAAGGTCGCAAGCCTCTCCACTTGGCACTGGCGGTATATGCGGATCGCCGCCAGGAATCTCTATTCGCAATCAAACATCTCATATCCGCAGGCGCCGATGTGAGCGAGCCGGACCCCGTAACGAGTAACTCGACGCTACACCAGCTTGCACCCCGTCTGGTAGGCCATGCCGAAAGGGCTGCCGAAACCACCAAACTCTTCCGCGAGCTTTCTGCCAGTGGCGATATCAACATCCGAAACGCCAGCGGTGAGACTCCCGTCATGAGTTTCACAGCTGCTGGCTGGAAAGGCACAGACGATCCAACGGGAAAGATCTTGCGTCCGAAATATGCAATTGCCAATGACGTGAATCACGCGACGGCGCTGAGCGTCTTTGTTGATCTAGGCGCCGATCTGATGGCTGTGGACGCACGAGGGCGGACGCTGCTTCATATAACGGCAAGTCGTGAGATTCCCGCCGATAGCTCGGATTGGGACCAGAAAGAAGATGTCAAGACGGCGTTTCAGAAGTTGATGGAGCTGGGCTTGGATCCGCGGAGGGAGGATGCTGAGCTGAGGACGGCGATTGACATTGCTGTTGCGAGAAATGTACGTGAAATTATGCAGTTGTTCAGGGAGAAGGTGGAAAAGAAGCGGTGA